A window from Cellulomonas sp. C5510 encodes these proteins:
- a CDS encoding Ig-like domain-containing protein, whose product MPLSRVLAGTVATLVLLPAGVLLAPAAVAAPPSLEETRTFSVPDPRATGYALDLDDDLAVYTGRYDSRGAAGTGLVQVARRTGPAATDWTTTDLPVPADVRGYGVSVAVDADAGRVVVGAIASQHVVVYARTGPDTWEVDRVLQAPADPRVGTVRTFGETVALDDGTLVVGAPNSTVDGQANAGLAYLYDLDAGTSRPLLPAPGLVVGDSIAGQAVAVADGRVAVGAPQLRRTLDFYGGQFRVGGVYLWDTAALDAGPSLTSQPVGEQLRSVPPGNGGGPAFGYALALAGGRLYVGSPLEVNYTAEDPADPVGGYNVSSIDSGTTTQGAVYVYDPSDAAAPAQVGGKLMPPPHSYGFGYRIDATADVLLASASSAADGLRGEVHVLDPAAVDPALPDDGGLLRQTVVPVQTLRGSDMEPGARFGSSDIGGGVAVSGGSAVVAAFATGATASGKVYLFDAVVPEPVAVDVPDVTITYGLPATLTATVTGMVPAGASVSVDGIALGGVSSTGGTVTAEVAAAAYDAGDHEVSVAVQREAGGDVVAAGTALLRVLPAATTTTIDAGPAPVHPSGVALPVTGTVAGEHGTVPGGSVELVAAGEVVGTAPLEADGTYAAEVPASAVVPGPLALEARYAGDGNHLASTGPVTVTVLAADPTDPVDPTDPVDPTDPVDPVDPTDPTDPTDPVDPVDPTDPTDPTDPTDPTVPAGPGEGAAPGGPASAVLAVTGPAGLAALLAAAALAIALGVVLVRRRRA is encoded by the coding sequence GTGCCTCTCTCCCGTGTGCTCGCCGGCACCGTCGCGACCCTGGTCCTCCTGCCCGCGGGCGTGCTGCTCGCGCCGGCGGCCGTCGCCGCCCCGCCCTCGCTCGAGGAGACCCGGACGTTCTCCGTCCCCGACCCCCGTGCCACGGGGTACGCCCTCGACCTCGACGACGACCTCGCCGTGTACACCGGGCGCTACGACTCGCGCGGCGCCGCCGGGACGGGCCTGGTCCAGGTCGCGCGCCGGACCGGCCCCGCCGCCACCGACTGGACCACCACCGACCTGCCCGTCCCCGCCGACGTGCGGGGCTACGGGGTCTCCGTCGCCGTCGACGCCGACGCGGGGCGGGTCGTCGTCGGGGCGATCGCCTCGCAGCACGTGGTGGTCTACGCGCGGACCGGCCCGGACACCTGGGAGGTCGACCGTGTCCTCCAGGCGCCCGCGGACCCCCGGGTGGGCACGGTCCGCACCTTCGGGGAGACCGTCGCGCTCGACGACGGCACGCTGGTGGTCGGTGCGCCGAACTCGACGGTGGACGGCCAGGCGAACGCCGGTCTCGCGTACCTGTACGACCTGGACGCCGGCACGTCGCGCCCGCTGCTCCCGGCGCCGGGGCTCGTCGTCGGCGACTCGATCGCCGGGCAGGCCGTCGCCGTCGCGGACGGCCGGGTCGCCGTGGGTGCCCCCCAGCTGCGCCGGACGCTGGACTTCTACGGCGGGCAGTTCCGGGTCGGTGGGGTCTACCTGTGGGACACCGCCGCCCTCGACGCGGGGCCGTCGCTCACCTCGCAGCCCGTCGGCGAGCAGCTGCGCTCCGTGCCGCCCGGCAACGGCGGCGGGCCGGCGTTCGGATACGCCCTCGCCCTGGCGGGCGGGCGGCTCTACGTCGGCTCGCCGCTCGAGGTGAACTACACCGCCGAGGACCCTGCCGACCCCGTCGGGGGCTACAACGTCTCCTCGATCGACTCCGGCACCACGACGCAGGGCGCGGTGTACGTGTACGACCCGTCCGACGCCGCGGCCCCCGCCCAGGTGGGTGGCAAGCTGATGCCGCCGCCGCACTCGTACGGGTTCGGCTACCGCATCGACGCGACCGCGGACGTGCTGCTCGCCTCGGCCTCCAGCGCCGCGGACGGCCTGCGCGGCGAGGTGCACGTCCTGGACCCCGCGGCGGTGGACCCGGCGCTCCCGGACGACGGCGGCCTGCTGCGCCAGACCGTCGTCCCGGTGCAGACCCTGCGCGGTTCCGACATGGAGCCGGGTGCTCGCTTCGGCAGCAGCGACATCGGCGGCGGCGTGGCCGTCTCCGGGGGGAGCGCCGTCGTCGCTGCCTTCGCGACCGGGGCGACCGCCAGCGGCAAGGTCTACCTGTTCGACGCCGTCGTGCCCGAGCCCGTGGCCGTCGACGTCCCGGACGTCACGATCACGTACGGCCTGCCGGCGACCCTCACGGCGACCGTGACCGGGATGGTGCCCGCGGGGGCCTCGGTGTCGGTCGACGGCATCGCGCTCGGGGGCGTCAGCAGCACCGGCGGGACGGTCACGGCGGAGGTCGCGGCCGCCGCCTACGACGCGGGCGACCACGAGGTGTCGGTCGCCGTCCAGCGTGAGGCCGGCGGCGACGTCGTCGCGGCCGGTACGGCGTTGCTGCGGGTGCTGCCTGCCGCGACCACGACGACGATCGACGCCGGCCCGGCCCCGGTGCACCCGTCGGGCGTGGCCCTGCCCGTCACGGGCACTGTCGCGGGCGAGCACGGCACGGTGCCCGGCGGGTCCGTGGAGCTCGTCGCGGCCGGCGAGGTGGTCGGGACCGCCCCCCTGGAGGCGGACGGCACGTACGCGGCCGAGGTCCCGGCCTCCGCGGTCGTCCCCGGGCCCCTCGCCCTGGAGGCCCGGTACGCAGGGGACGGGAACCACCTGGCCTCGACCGGACCGGTGACCGTCACCGTGCTCGCCGCCGACCCGACGGACCCGGTCGATCCGACGGACCCCGTCGACCCGACGGACCCGGTCGACCCGGTCGACCCGACGGACCCGACCGACCCGACCGACCCGGTCGACCCGGTCGACCCGACCGATCCGACCGATCCGACGGATCCGACCGACCCGACGGTGCCTGCCGGCCCCGGGGAGGGCGCCGCACCGGGCGGCCCCGCCTCGGCCGTCCTCGCGGTGACAGGGCCCGCAGGCCTGGCGGCGCTGCTCGCGGCGGCAGCGCTGGCCATCGCGCTGGGCGTCGTCCTGGTCCGGCGGCGGCGCGCCTGA
- a CDS encoding methyltransferase: MQPPTSPDAAPADLLDALRTDLAAAGFTVAGVADLLGPVASAALHREEPVPALRVTAASGADPRATLVRAMVLGVPVPASRLAAALPALGVEGAQRLGLVTAAGAGADDEVRALVDLRPYEAEDGAGAVDWWIASDLGELATGGALRTDHVLGVGGASTTLAQVTVRDPRGRTLDLGTGCGIQALHASRHSRSVVGTDVSSRALAFARFNAALAGLEALDLRLGSMLEPVAGERFDLVVSNPPFVITPRAAGDVPTYEYRDAGRTGDAVVADLVTSVCDVLAPGGVAQLLGNWEVRRGERWDERVGAWLDASGLDGWVVQRELQDPAQYAETWIRDGGTTPDRDPAAWRTRYGAWLDDFASRDVEAIGFGIVVLRRPASDGPLLRRLEEVTGTVRQPLGPAIGASLGAQEVLRGQDDAVLAASRLRVAPDVTEERYLRPGDVDPQVVLLRQGGGFGRTVRAGTALAGFVGACDGELTVGQIVGALAALLGVDAAGVAAEVLPAARGLLADGLLLTA, encoded by the coding sequence GTGCAGCCACCCACCTCCCCGGACGCCGCCCCCGCCGACCTGCTGGACGCCCTGCGCACCGACCTCGCGGCCGCGGGCTTCACTGTCGCGGGCGTCGCCGACCTGCTCGGCCCGGTGGCGTCGGCGGCGCTGCACCGGGAGGAGCCGGTGCCGGCGCTGCGGGTCACGGCTGCCTCCGGAGCGGACCCGCGGGCGACGCTCGTCCGCGCGATGGTGCTCGGCGTGCCCGTGCCTGCGTCCCGCCTCGCTGCGGCGCTGCCCGCCCTCGGCGTCGAGGGCGCGCAACGGCTCGGGCTCGTGACCGCCGCGGGTGCCGGCGCGGACGACGAGGTGCGGGCCCTGGTCGACCTGAGACCCTACGAGGCCGAGGACGGCGCGGGCGCCGTGGACTGGTGGATCGCGTCCGACCTGGGCGAGCTCGCCACCGGCGGCGCGCTGCGGACCGACCACGTGCTCGGCGTCGGGGGTGCCTCCACGACGCTGGCGCAGGTGACCGTGCGGGACCCGCGCGGGCGGACGCTCGACCTCGGGACCGGCTGCGGGATCCAGGCGCTGCACGCGTCGCGGCACTCGAGGTCGGTGGTCGGCACCGACGTCTCCTCCCGGGCGCTGGCTTTCGCGCGCTTCAACGCCGCGCTCGCGGGTCTCGAGGCGCTCGACCTGCGGCTCGGGTCGATGCTGGAGCCCGTCGCGGGAGAGCGCTTCGACCTGGTGGTGAGCAACCCGCCGTTCGTCATCACGCCGCGCGCGGCCGGCGACGTGCCCACGTACGAGTACCGCGACGCCGGCCGCACCGGGGACGCCGTCGTGGCGGACCTCGTGACCTCCGTCTGCGACGTGCTCGCCCCCGGCGGTGTCGCGCAGCTGCTCGGCAACTGGGAGGTGCGCCGGGGCGAACGCTGGGACGAGCGTGTCGGCGCCTGGCTCGACGCGTCCGGCCTGGACGGCTGGGTGGTGCAGCGCGAGCTGCAGGACCCGGCGCAGTACGCCGAGACGTGGATCCGTGACGGCGGGACGACCCCGGACCGGGACCCGGCGGCCTGGCGCACCCGGTACGGCGCGTGGCTCGACGACTTCGCCTCCCGCGACGTCGAGGCGATCGGGTTCGGCATCGTCGTGCTGCGCCGGCCGGCGTCGGACGGGCCGCTGCTGCGCCGGCTCGAGGAGGTCACCGGCACCGTGCGGCAGCCGCTCGGCCCGGCCATCGGCGCGAGCCTGGGCGCCCAGGAGGTGCTGCGCGGGCAGGACGACGCGGTGCTCGCGGCGTCCCGGCTGCGGGTGGCGCCGGACGTGACGGAGGAGCGGTACCTGCGGCCCGGCGACGTCGACCCGCAGGTGGTGCTGCTGCGGCAGGGTGGCGGCTTCGGCCGCACGGTCCGGGCGGGTACCGCGCTCGCCGGGTTCGTCGGCGCCTGCGACGGCGAGCTGACGGTCGGGCAGATCGTCGGTGCGCTCGCGGCCCTCCTCGGCGTGGATGCCGCGGGCGTCGCGGCCGAGGTGCTGCCCGCGGCCCGGGGGCTGCTCGCGGACGGGCTGCTGCTGACCGCCTGA
- a CDS encoding efflux RND transporter periplasmic adaptor subunit yields MRENMLTLWRRTRAWVRVLGVVLLVGVAGAGGYLLALREQPAQAAVPESTTTAVAASLSTIEQSVSASGTLTPAVQEDVAFAVSGTVQSVDVEAGDTVAAGQQLATVDTLQLDAALLSAKAELASAAASLADAEDDADGSDASDAQVAALTAQVEVAQAAVDAAQEDLAGATLTAPVAGLVTTVDLEVGDVVSGTSGSSGSGGAASSGSAGTGATGGSSQGSTGTSSGTSTAPFVIVGTDAWQVSVSVGESDVALVEAGDQVELTVDDVADTVYGTVGEVGLVPSSSSGVAAYPVTIDVTGSPEGLHDGASADVSIIYERRTDVLTVPAAAVTTVDGRSVVTQEGADGEQVTTEVTVGETSGTVVEITDGLAEGDEVLVTAFSPRAGSDSDDEQQGGAGAGGGMPDFSGEMPDFSGGFPGGQMPGGSNG; encoded by the coding sequence GTGAGGGAGAACATGCTGACGCTGTGGAGACGCACCCGCGCCTGGGTGCGGGTGCTGGGCGTGGTGCTGCTGGTCGGCGTCGCCGGGGCGGGCGGCTACCTGCTCGCCCTGCGGGAGCAGCCGGCGCAGGCCGCGGTCCCGGAGTCGACGACGACCGCGGTCGCCGCGAGCCTGTCGACCATCGAGCAGTCCGTCTCGGCGAGCGGCACGCTGACGCCGGCCGTGCAGGAGGACGTGGCGTTCGCCGTGAGCGGGACCGTGCAGTCGGTCGACGTCGAGGCGGGCGACACCGTCGCTGCGGGCCAGCAGCTCGCCACGGTCGACACCCTGCAGCTCGACGCGGCGCTGCTGTCGGCGAAGGCCGAGCTGGCGTCCGCGGCGGCGTCGCTCGCTGACGCCGAGGACGACGCGGACGGCTCGGACGCCTCCGACGCGCAGGTGGCCGCGCTCACCGCGCAGGTCGAGGTCGCGCAGGCGGCCGTGGACGCGGCGCAGGAGGACCTGGCCGGTGCGACGCTCACCGCACCCGTCGCCGGGTTGGTCACGACCGTGGACCTCGAGGTCGGGGACGTCGTGTCCGGTACCTCGGGGTCGAGCGGCTCCGGGGGCGCCGCGTCGAGCGGGTCGGCCGGCACCGGCGCGACCGGCGGGTCGTCCCAGGGGTCCACGGGGACCTCGAGCGGCACCTCCACCGCACCGTTCGTGATCGTCGGCACCGACGCCTGGCAGGTGTCCGTGTCGGTCGGGGAGTCCGACGTCGCGCTCGTCGAGGCGGGCGACCAGGTGGAGCTGACCGTCGACGACGTGGCGGACACCGTCTACGGCACGGTCGGGGAGGTCGGCCTCGTCCCGTCGAGCTCCTCGGGCGTCGCCGCGTACCCGGTGACGATCGACGTCACCGGCTCCCCGGAGGGCCTGCACGACGGCGCGTCCGCGGACGTCTCGATCATCTACGAGCGCCGCACCGACGTGCTGACCGTGCCTGCGGCGGCGGTGACCACCGTGGACGGCCGCTCCGTCGTCACGCAGGAGGGTGCGGACGGCGAGCAGGTCACCACGGAGGTCACCGTCGGTGAGACCTCCGGCACCGTGGTGGAGATCACCGACGGGCTGGCCGAGGGCGACGAGGTGCTGGTCACGGCCTTCTCGCCGCGCGCGGGCTCCGACTCCGACGACGAGCAGCAGGGCGGCGCGGGCGCCGGCGGCGGGATGCCGGACTTCTCCGGGGAGATGCCGGACTTCTCCGGGGGGTTCCCCGGCGGGCAGATGCCCGGTGGCAGCAATGGGTGA
- a CDS encoding ABC transporter ATP-binding protein, translating into MGEAVLESPAPDVPPDEVPVIELAGARKTYRTGSIEFEALRGVDLGIAVGEYVAIMGPSGSGKSTLMNVVGCLDVLTAGAYRLAGEDVGDLDEEELAEVRNRRLGFVFQQFHLLPSLPAWRNVELPLVYGRVPAPERRDRAVAALERVGLGDRLENRPGELSGGQQQRVAVARALVGEPALILADEPTGNLDSASTEDVLALLDDLHAQGRTIVLITHELEVAQHARRIVFVRDGVIQSDEVNPR; encoded by the coding sequence ATGGGTGAGGCCGTGCTGGAGAGCCCGGCGCCCGACGTCCCGCCGGACGAGGTGCCGGTCATCGAGCTCGCGGGCGCGCGCAAGACCTACCGCACCGGCAGCATCGAGTTCGAGGCGCTGCGGGGGGTCGACCTCGGCATCGCGGTCGGCGAGTACGTGGCGATCATGGGTCCGTCGGGCTCGGGCAAGTCCACCCTGATGAATGTCGTGGGCTGCCTGGACGTCCTCACCGCGGGGGCGTACCGGCTGGCGGGAGAGGACGTCGGCGACCTGGACGAGGAGGAGCTCGCGGAGGTCCGCAACCGGAGACTCGGGTTCGTGTTCCAGCAGTTCCACCTGCTGCCGTCCCTGCCGGCCTGGCGGAACGTCGAGCTGCCGCTGGTGTACGGCCGGGTGCCGGCCCCCGAGCGCCGTGACCGGGCGGTGGCCGCGCTCGAGCGGGTGGGGCTCGGGGACCGGCTCGAGAACCGCCCGGGCGAGCTCTCCGGCGGTCAGCAGCAGCGCGTCGCGGTCGCCCGCGCCCTCGTGGGGGAGCCGGCGCTGATCCTCGCGGACGAGCCGACGGGCAACCTCGACTCGGCGTCCACCGAGGACGTGCTCGCGCTGCTCGACGACCTGCACGCGCAGGGCCGCACGATCGTGCTCATCACGCACGAGCTCGAGGTGGCGCAGCACGCGCGGCGCATCGTCTTCGTGCGGGACGGCGTCATCCAGTCCGACGAGGTGAACCCACGATGA
- a CDS encoding ABC transporter permease: protein MTWSETLRTGWSAVRGHKLRSLLTVLGILIGIAAVILTVGLGLGTQKDVSQQISALGSNLLIVTPGSSTDSDGLRGGFGTGATLTRSDAEALASSVNAPDIGAVAPEKESSLTVEANDTNWTTSVVGTTVDWPAVRSRTVAAGEFFTAEDDASGAAVAVVGATTATELFGTTAVVGQQLTIADTPFTIVGVLAEAGSSTDSDLDDVVVVPLTTAADTVSGGLTRSSLTTVYVQAASADQLSAAYQEAQTLLLNLHGITDADSADFSIDSQDALVSTATSVYRTLTVLLTGIAALSLLVGGIGVMNIMLVSVTERTREIGLRKALGAPPWAIRRQFLVEAAVLGLAGGLLGAVLGVVAAAVLPGVLGTSVVVSGAAVAGSVAVALAIGLVFGVYPATRAARLAPIDALRSE from the coding sequence ATGACGTGGTCCGAGACCCTGCGCACCGGCTGGTCGGCGGTGCGCGGGCACAAGCTCCGCTCGCTGCTGACCGTGCTCGGCATCCTCATCGGCATCGCCGCGGTGATCCTCACCGTCGGCCTCGGCCTGGGCACCCAGAAGGACGTGAGCCAGCAGATCAGCGCCCTCGGCTCGAACCTGCTCATCGTGACGCCCGGGTCGTCGACGGACTCCGACGGGCTCCGCGGCGGGTTCGGCACCGGGGCCACGCTCACCCGCTCGGACGCCGAGGCCCTCGCGTCGTCGGTGAACGCCCCGGACATCGGGGCGGTGGCCCCGGAGAAGGAGTCGTCGCTGACGGTCGAGGCGAACGACACCAACTGGACCACCAGCGTCGTCGGGACGACGGTCGACTGGCCCGCCGTGCGCTCGCGGACCGTCGCCGCCGGGGAGTTCTTCACCGCGGAGGACGACGCCTCGGGCGCCGCGGTCGCGGTGGTCGGCGCGACGACGGCCACCGAGCTGTTCGGCACGACGGCCGTCGTGGGGCAGCAGCTCACGATCGCCGACACCCCGTTCACGATCGTCGGCGTGCTCGCCGAGGCCGGGTCGAGCACCGACAGCGACCTGGACGACGTCGTGGTGGTGCCGCTGACCACCGCGGCGGACACGGTCTCCGGCGGCCTGACGCGCAGCTCGCTGACCACGGTCTACGTGCAGGCGGCGTCGGCCGACCAGCTCTCGGCGGCGTACCAGGAGGCGCAGACGCTGCTGCTCAACCTGCACGGGATCACCGACGCGGACAGCGCCGACTTCAGCATCGACAGCCAGGACGCCCTGGTCAGCACCGCCACGTCCGTCTACCGGACGCTGACGGTCCTGCTCACCGGCATCGCGGCGCTGTCGCTGCTGGTCGGCGGGATCGGCGTCATGAACATCATGCTGGTGTCCGTCACCGAGCGGACCCGCGAGATCGGCCTGCGCAAGGCGCTCGGCGCCCCGCCGTGGGCGATCCGACGGCAGTTCCTCGTCGAGGCAGCGGTGCTCGGCCTGGCCGGGGGCCTGCTCGGCGCCGTGCTCGGAGTCGTCGCCGCGGCCGTGCTGCCGGGCGTGCTCGGCACGTCGGTCGTCGTGTCCGGCGCCGCCGTCGCCGGGTCCGTCGCCGTGGCCCTCGCGATCGGCCTCGTGTTCGGCGTCTACCCCGCCACCCGGGCCGCCCGGCTCGCCCCCATCGACGCGCTGCGGTCCGAGTGA
- a CDS encoding biotin/lipoyl-binding protein: MRDSLRRIRPRVPRRWRDAASARPSRPSRPSRRSRRHRRVVVGGIAGALALLLAGGGVAFALTRTSGPGYRTATAEPGTVDQTVDTTGTVAAATRSDRAFPVAGTVADVAVAVGDTVTAGQVLASLDPTSLEDAVTDAEQVLADAQQQLEDDIDSQTSSSASSSGSTSGSTSAGASSGTSSDGAAGAGGGAGAGDATTAGSGTTSASGGQATDGSAAGGSGQGSSGGSDQGAAAAAVAAVTAAQRALLAQYDTAQGLLVTASDAVTTAQDTCRPFLDLDGTTDGGGEDTSGADGSDGSADGGGDEAGGTEGSAGEDGAGASPDDGTTSDGTATDAASTGTADAQEQLVACQDATAAVLDAQTAVDGAQSALQQLAVDLDAAVTDALAALSSGTDGSGADGTGTTPATETGEQEPGSPAAAGAASVASASGASTAGATGSGAAATSAGAAGGGSVASAADLLADQARIDEAEAALAVAQSRLALVDLTTPVAGTVAAVSIAAGDTVEAASTSAVVTVLGDDGWTVSTTVPLSQVDLLEVGQSADVSVATSDADLTGTVTAIGVLNASTSTADPSYTVDVALDAQGAALFDGSSAQVSIAVASSAGTLTVPSSAVHLDGTTATVQVLRDGVVADVEVERGAVGDERTEIVDGLSAGDVVVLADLGLAMESGDETSGAGLTGLSGSSNGTQEQVRGGMMGPGGAAGGAQGMAPPGS; encoded by the coding sequence GTGCGTGACAGCCTGCGCCGCATCAGGCCCCGGGTCCCGCGGCGGTGGCGGGACGCCGCGTCCGCGCGCCCCTCGCGCCCTTCGCGGCCCTCGCGCCGCTCCCGCCGGCACCGCCGCGTCGTCGTCGGCGGCATCGCGGGCGCGCTCGCCCTGCTGCTGGCGGGGGGTGGGGTGGCCTTCGCCCTGACCCGGACGTCCGGCCCGGGCTACCGGACCGCGACCGCGGAGCCCGGGACGGTGGACCAGACGGTCGACACCACCGGGACGGTGGCCGCTGCGACCCGCTCGGACCGGGCGTTCCCGGTCGCCGGGACCGTGGCGGACGTCGCCGTCGCGGTCGGCGACACCGTCACAGCGGGCCAGGTGCTGGCCTCGCTGGACCCGACCTCCCTGGAGGACGCCGTGACCGACGCCGAGCAGGTGCTCGCTGACGCCCAGCAGCAGCTGGAGGACGACATCGACTCGCAGACGTCGTCGTCGGCCTCGTCGTCGGGCAGCACCTCGGGCAGCACCTCGGCCGGCGCGTCGAGCGGCACCTCGTCTGACGGTGCCGCGGGCGCGGGCGGGGGCGCGGGCGCCGGCGACGCGACGACGGCCGGGTCGGGCACCACGTCCGCGTCCGGCGGGCAGGCTACGGACGGGTCCGCGGCCGGGGGCTCGGGTCAGGGCTCGTCGGGCGGCTCGGACCAGGGGGCCGCGGCGGCAGCCGTCGCCGCGGTGACCGCGGCACAGCGTGCGCTGCTCGCGCAGTACGACACGGCCCAGGGGCTGCTGGTCACCGCCTCGGACGCCGTGACCACGGCCCAGGACACCTGCCGGCCGTTCCTGGACCTCGACGGGACCACGGACGGAGGGGGCGAGGACACGAGCGGTGCCGACGGCTCCGACGGCTCGGCGGACGGCGGAGGGGACGAGGCGGGCGGGACCGAGGGGTCGGCAGGGGAGGACGGCGCGGGTGCGTCGCCGGACGACGGCACCACGTCGGACGGCACCGCCACGGACGCCGCGTCGACGGGGACCGCCGACGCGCAGGAGCAGCTCGTCGCGTGCCAGGACGCGACCGCGGCCGTGCTCGATGCGCAGACCGCCGTGGACGGGGCGCAGAGCGCGCTGCAGCAGCTCGCCGTCGACCTCGACGCGGCCGTCACCGACGCGCTCGCGGCCCTGTCCTCGGGCACCGACGGCTCCGGGGCGGACGGGACGGGCACCACGCCCGCCACGGAGACCGGTGAGCAGGAGCCCGGCTCACCGGCCGCCGCCGGTGCCGCCTCGGTCGCGTCGGCCTCCGGGGCGTCCACGGCCGGTGCCACGGGCTCCGGTGCGGCCGCGACGTCGGCCGGCGCCGCGGGCGGCGGCTCGGTCGCGAGCGCCGCCGACCTGCTGGCGGACCAGGCACGGATCGACGAGGCGGAGGCCGCCCTGGCGGTGGCGCAGAGCCGGCTCGCCCTGGTGGACCTCACCACGCCGGTCGCCGGCACGGTGGCGGCGGTGTCGATCGCGGCGGGTGACACGGTCGAGGCCGCGTCGACGTCGGCGGTCGTCACCGTCCTGGGCGACGACGGCTGGACGGTCTCGACCACGGTGCCGCTCAGCCAGGTCGACCTGCTCGAGGTGGGGCAGTCCGCGGACGTCTCCGTGGCGACCTCGGACGCGGACCTCACGGGGACGGTGACGGCGATCGGGGTGCTGAACGCCTCGACCTCGACGGCGGACCCGTCCTACACGGTGGACGTCGCCCTGGACGCGCAGGGGGCGGCCCTGTTCGACGGGTCGTCCGCGCAGGTGTCGATCGCGGTCGCGTCGTCGGCGGGCACGCTGACGGTGCCGTCCTCGGCGGTGCACCTCGACGGCACGACCGCGACGGTGCAGGTGCTGCGCGACGGCGTCGTGGCGGACGTCGAGGTGGAGCGCGGCGCGGTCGGCGACGAGCGCACGGAGATCGTCGACGGGCTGTCCGCGGGCGACGTGGTGGTGCTGGCGGACCTCGGCCTGGCCATGGAGTCCGGGGACGAGACGTCGGGCGCGGGCCTCACGGGGCTGTCCGGGTCGTCGAACGGCACCCAGGAGCAGGTCAGAGGCGGCATGATGGGTCCGGGTGGTGCAGCCGGCGGCGCCCAGGGGATGGCCCCGCCGGGCTCCTGA
- the proC gene encoding pyrroline-5-carboxylate reductase: protein MSDSTARPHAAVLGGGVMGEALVTALLAAGWTADDVDVTERSAARATELSGRYGVRAADPNAKAARRAGLVLVAVKPQVVAEVLAEIAPSLRPGTLVVSVAAGVPLAVYEDALPEGTPVVRVMPNTPALVGKGASAIAAGTHATEEHLALTETALAATGLVVRVAEKDLDAVTAVSGSGPAYALYLVDAMAEAGVLLGLTRELATRLAVATVEGAGALAASTGDHPVVLRERVSSPGGTTVAAVAQLDAHGVRAGVVAAARAAYDRSRELGAAARPAPGAER, encoded by the coding sequence ATGTCCGACAGCACGGCTCGACCGCACGCGGCGGTCCTCGGCGGCGGCGTCATGGGCGAGGCCCTCGTCACCGCCCTCCTCGCGGCGGGCTGGACGGCGGACGACGTCGACGTCACGGAGCGCTCGGCGGCGCGGGCGACCGAGCTGTCGGGCCGCTACGGCGTGCGGGCGGCCGACCCGAACGCGAAGGCCGCCCGCCGGGCCGGTCTGGTGCTGGTGGCGGTCAAGCCGCAGGTGGTGGCGGAGGTGCTGGCCGAGATCGCGCCGTCGCTGCGTCCGGGGACCCTCGTGGTGTCCGTCGCGGCGGGCGTGCCGCTGGCGGTGTACGAGGACGCGCTGCCCGAGGGCACCCCGGTGGTGCGGGTCATGCCGAACACGCCGGCGCTGGTCGGCAAGGGGGCGAGCGCGATCGCCGCGGGGACGCACGCGACCGAGGAGCACCTGGCGCTGACGGAGACCGCGCTCGCGGCGACCGGCCTCGTGGTGCGGGTCGCGGAGAAGGACCTCGACGCGGTGACGGCGGTGTCCGGCTCCGGCCCGGCGTACGCCCTGTACCTGGTGGACGCCATGGCGGAGGCCGGCGTGCTGCTCGGGCTGACCCGCGAGCTCGCGACGCGGCTGGCGGTCGCGACCGTCGAGGGCGCCGGTGCGCTCGCGGCGTCCACGGGTGACCACCCGGTGGTGCTGCGCGAGCGCGTCTCGTCACCCGGCGGGACCACGGTGGCGGCGGTGGCGCAGCTCGACGCCCACGGCGTGCGGGCGGGCGTCGTCGCGGCGGCGCGTGCGGCGTACGACCGGTCCCGGGAGCTGGGCGCGGCCGCCCGCCCCGCCCCCGGCGCGGAGCGGTAG